The following is a genomic window from Choloepus didactylus isolate mChoDid1 chromosome 5, mChoDid1.pri, whole genome shotgun sequence.
CCTAATGgagatttttttaatcaatacGTTTTTGGTAAGGGTCTGTATGGTAcatattcattaaaaatgtaaTGAGACCTGGATTTATAAAGCACCTCTTCAGTCTTTAGGATTAGGGAGCTCCGGGCTATCTTAATGGAAGGGGCATAATTGCTGCTTTGCTATATTTGTGTTTCTCAAATGACACTATACTTTCAAACATTTGCCAAAAAGGCAAACCCTGAAAAGACCAGTGAAAAGCAAGCTGTTGAGATGTACAGAGCAAATGCAACCccttagaatattttcttttttagtttagtGTCCGCCGAAGGAGAAATTTACCAGGGTCAAATAAAGGCTCTTTTGCCGTTAAGGAAgaggagtgggagtgggggggggggacaaggAGAGGGAGGGACACGCGACAAACGTGAGACAAACTGGTGGCATTCAGTCAAGAAGGTAGGTAATGCTCCGGAGGCGGGTGAGTCGTGCAAGTCAGCTGGGCGTTCCAAAGCTTTCCAGAGCCGGGGTGTGTGGTGCTTCTTTGCTTTTCCCTATAAGCCTGGCCCTTGTGTCGGAGGAGTCCCTCAGGAAAGGGATTTTTCGATACTGGGAAGCGGCAGGTAGGAAAGAGAACCTGATCCTCCCCCAAAAGGCAGCAATTAAAGTCTTAACCGCGACCCATCTGTCGTGGGACCGGGATCCCCCTTCCCCCAGCAAAGCCCGTCCTTTGTCTGagcaaggaagaagaggagacagGTTCTGCGGCtccagcagcaaaaggaaagaaaatttccaGCCTGGGCGAGCCCCGAGTGGCTGCACCGGGCCAAGGACTGCTCCGAAGCGCCGCCCGGGGCTGTGGCGCCTTCTTTCCGGATCGGCCTCTGTGGCCTCTGTGCTCTGCGCTCACCTTCGGCCCTTCtccacagctgcactctgtcctTCCCGTCCGAAGCCACCCCCAGACCTGAAACGAAGCACTCCCAGGCCTGGCTACTTTGTTGGTCGCATCCAGACTTTTCTCCCACCTGGCACTTGGCCCGCCCTCAACTTCCAGCAGGACTCacgccccctcccccatttcctcAGCAAGTGGGTTCCACGCCATCCACCCAGCTGCCCGCTTCGCCGTTGGGCATCAAGCGCGCTCCCAGCCCAGCTCGCTCAATTTCCACCTCTTTGGCTCGCGGTGAGAGGGCGGGGCGGACGCCTCGCTGCTTTTCCACCTCTCTTGTGGGGCTGAGGGGCCGGAGTCCCTGAGCAGGAATGTGCCGGGCTATGGGGGTAGGCTGGAGGGAATACTTTGGGGCCAATTTCTTCGCTTGGGGTCAAAGTTTGCCTCGTTGGGTACATTTTGTCAGGCGCGCAACAATCCCAGGATTTCCAGTCCGTGTGCATCCCGCTTCTCACTGCCGACCCTTCCTAGGGCCCTTGCAGAACAGGACACCGCCTAGCACCCCGCCACCTCCTCCTCCAAACGCAGCCACTCTGGGTAACTCACCAGGCAGATGACACCCTGGGATGTTGCGACGGCCACCCACCCGAAGGGGTAGGCCGTAGGGAACTCGGCTAACAGCTACGCGCACTCCCTTGGCCTCCCGGCAGGAGCTCGCGGCCTCCAACCCGCGCAGTCTTTCGTGCGCCCCGGGGCTCAGTTCCGCGCTATTGTAGCCTAGCACAGGCTACGCCGCGGAAGGTGCAATCTGCCTCTCCCTGCGATCTCCCCGCCGCATCCGTCCAAGCGGCGGGAACCCGCGCAATCCCATCCGCTGCCACTGGCCTGTTCCCGGAACACTCGGTGCGCCGGACAGCTccgcctggggtggggggtgggggttgtctAAGATTGAGGTACCGCGCCTTGAGGGTGCCAGGATGTCGGGCGCAGCAGGATCACCGACTCCGCGCGCTCTTTCGGAGGCGGAACTGCGGCTGTGGCTACCATTCCCGAGCCGCGGGTTAGCGGTGCTCGCCGCCCTGCTGCGCACGGGCACTGTGGCCACCCCGGCGCTGCTCAGCCGGCGCGCGGACACCTGCAgccaaggggtgggggtggaatcaAGTTCTGTTTCCCGTCTCAATTCAACATTCGGTGTTTAAAATACTCGGAGAGAGCGCTAGCTGAGCGCACATTCTTAAGAAATACTTTCTTGCGGGGCTCTGGATGGAAATGCATAGAAGCGCGCGCGCGCCTGTGTCTTGGGGCTGGGGTCCCGTCGGAGGCGAGGTTTCTCTTATTCCTTGCAACTCCTCCTCAGTTTTGTGGACAGGAGTGCGTCTTTCCCGGGCCTATTGCGACGGGCACTGAAGTTACAAAACCACAAACACATAACAAGCCTCCCAAGGCCTTTAATTCTCAGGGGCGTTTTGGGAGGCCAGTTACCTGCTGGCGTCTTCCAGAGAATCCACATTCTATTCAGGCCATGGAGCCTCCGGGACCAGTGGAGCGCGCAGCCCCGGGCCCTGGAGGAAGGAGGAGTACTGTGGAGGCGGCACAACACGGACTTGGGCCGGGAGGAACCATGTAGAGAAACCTCAGATTCCGCTACCGGAGGCTCCCCGGCCGTGGGCTTCGGGAGCCTTGGCGTTTGATAAATATAGCCTGTCGTTTGCCCTGAATTAGGCTCCGTTTCCTTATTTAGCCCTTGCACAATGATTTTAGATGATGTCACTTAAAGCTAAACAAGAAAATTGATCTCAGATTTGCTTGGCCTCTAAAGCCCGGTTAAGCAGATTGCGGATtaaaaagacagaggaaaaagagggggggagggaggaggaggctgtAGGGTAAGCGAGATGTGCACCGGGAAGTGTGCGCGGGTGGGAGGGCGCTCAGCGCTGGAGAGAGCGCCTCCGCCTCTTCTGGGCGGGGGATGTTCACTCACCAATGAAAAGTAGTCACTAACTGccgagggaaaaaaaagttttcttgttgattgttgGAAGCGAATTGAGCAATTATCTAGTTTACCTTCTCCTCTTGGAAGTTAACGATTGGCGAGATCTTGGCTGCGTTATTGACACAACACTTTCTATTGATAGAAATAAGTAGTGATTGTCCCCGAGTCATTGGTGCGCCAAGAACTCTGCGATGGGCTGGCAGGAGTCCATTGGGCTGGGCAGGCAGGTTCGGCTGGTGAtgttggggaggaggaggaggaggctgctggtggtgatggtgccCGTTCCTCTCTCCGCAGGTCTGTGACAAGCAGGGAACTAGGCAACTGCGGCGCAGCCCGGCCCCGGCTGACGGAAGCTAGCGATTCAGACATGGACAGTAGCTGCCACAACGCGACCACCAAAATGTTAGCGACTGCTCCGACCCGAGGCAACATGATGAGCACCTCCAAACCCTTGGCTTTCTCCATCGAACGAATTATGGCGCGCACCCCCGAGCCAAAGGCCCTGCCCGCCCCCCACTTCCTACAGGGAGCCGTGCCCAAGGGGGACCCCAAGCACTCTCTGCAACTCAACTCGTCGATTCCCTGCATGATCCCCTTCGTGCCTGTGGCGTACGACACAAGCCCCAAGGCGGAAGTCACCGGCGCTGAGCCGCGAAAGGCAAGTCTGGAGGCCCCCACCGCGCCAGCGGCGGCGCCCTCGGCTCCAGCGTTCAGCTGCAGCGACCTGCTCAACTGCGCGCTGAGTCTCAAGGGCGACCTGACCCGCGATGCGCTGCCACTGCAGCAGTACAAGCTGGTAAGACCGCGTGTGGTCAACCACTCTTCCTTCCATGCCATGGGTGCTCTGTGCTACTTGAATCGAGGTGACGGACCGTGCCACCCGGCAGCCGGCGTCAACATCCACCCGGTGGCCTCCTACTTCCTCAGTTCCCCTTTGCACCCGCAGCCAAAAACGTATTTAGCCGAAAGGAATAAACTAGTGGTGCCGGCGGTGGAGAAGTATCCCTCAGGAGTAGCTTTCAAAGACCTGTCCCAGGCTCAACTGCAGCATTACATGAAAGAAAGCGCCCAGCTTCTGTCGGAAAAAATCGCATTTAAAACCTCGGAATTCAGCAGAGGCTCTCCTAATGCCAAGCCCAAAGTTTTCACTTGCGAAGTGTGTGGAAAGGCAAGTACTATGTAGAGGGGGCCCTTCCTGTCAtctccccttctttccttccttccttctttccttgctttcttCCTCCGGTCCATCcgtcttttatattttatttttttcctaattatttgtCCACACTAGGTATACGTGTATCTCTCCCCTCCCATCTTTTTGCCCCGTTTGATTTCGAAGTGCTTATTCAGCTAACCTACTCTACGTGTGTTTAACTTTAAGGTCTTTAACGCGCACTATAATTTAACCCGTCACATGCCGGTGCACACAGGAGCCAGACCCTTCGTTTGCAAAGTGTGTGGAAAGGGCTTCCGGCAGGCTAGCACTCTGTGCAGGCACAAGATCATTCACACCCAGGTGTGTTCGTCTGTCTCAGTTTCACCTAGTTCACTTCGGGACTGTTTGTATAAAAGTGGCTGATTAATCCCTGCTTTTTAGAATGAAGTTTGCATAAAATGTGCTAGCTGTACAGAGGTAAATGTCGTATATTATTTGCCTTTGTTCTGCTTTAAAGTCCAAGAGTGTTACTGTGTGTTTGAGTTTGTGGGACTCCACTTAAAAACCAAATACCCTAACTTCTCTGCTTTCCCCTCTGCTTAGGAAAAACCTCACAAATGTAACCAGTGTGGCAAAGCATTTAACAGAAGTTCCACTTTAAACACGCATACCCGAATACACGCAGGCTACAAACCGTTTGTGTGTGAATTCTGTGGCAAAGGATTTCATCAAAAAGGTATCGAACCCAAGCGTCGCGTTGTCTCTCACCGTGGTCTTACCGAAAACTCTAGTCAatttttttttgggggaggggagataGGGTAGGAGGGAAAAGATAttttagaaaactattttttttaaatacagctgTAACATGAAGTGCATGTTGTCATTGTAAGTCCTTACTCGCAAGTCAGCTTAATATTAGAGAAACGCATGCTTCAGATACCGAcgggatatttctttttttactcttacgTTCTCGTTTTATATAACTGgattaataaatgttttaaacgTGTAGGTAAGAATAGCCTCGTtggtattttaaaacaaacttgGAGAGAGAAGTGCAAGTGCAGAGCGCATTCCTGCCCTCGCTGCCCAAGTGGCCGCTCTCTCTCTTGCCTCGCAGTTCCTCCACCCACCCGTTCCTCCCTTTTCAAGCTCTCttttcagaactctgtccttTGTTTGTTTCAGGGAATTACAAAAACCACAAGTTGACCCACAGCGGGGAGAAGCAGTTCAAGTGCAATATTTGCAACAAGGCTTTCCACCAGGTTTACAATCTCACCTTCCACATGCACACCCATAATGACAAGAAGCCCTTCACCTGCCCCACATGTGGCAAGGGCTTCTGCAGGAACTTTGACCTCAAAAAGCACGTCCGCAAACTGCACGACAGCGGCCTGGGGCTGACCCGCTCGCCCGCCGGGGAGCCAGGCACAAACCCGTCGTCCGCGTTACAGCAGCCGCAGCCCGCAACGCTGCCTTCTCTGCCGCCCCCGGGGCCCCTGCAACCAGGGCTCCACCAGGGCCACCAGTGATAGAGGCCAAGGCATTCCTTCCCTGCCCCAGCTGGAGCCCCCACTGCGGAGGCCGCGGCGGGCTAGAGCTCGACCTTCTGGTCCAAGCTCATCTGCCGAACCCAGGGCATGCTGGCCCCTCACTTTAAGGACCACCGGAAGTCTGCAGCCCCCGGCCTTTTGCCTCTTTGCATGCACCTGCTGAATGGTTTTGTGTATTATATTCTATATAGGCGCTAACAATTATGAGAAAATTTGGGGGTTTTGTTTTctggtcttttaaattttaatttggaaaGACTTTCATCTCGGGTGTAGAgatgatgttttgttttgttttgttttttaaaaaacaaatttactgTATTTATTGAGATCTCTATTATCCTATCCGGGAatgctgcaccattttaattttattgttgtatatattttcattgtgTTGAATCTGGGGTCTCAAGATGCCTGCTGATTGTTTATTATCATTTCCTCTTTCCCctaggcaaacaaacaaacaaacaaaacagtgcgtatgttatacatacacacacatacagaagtGTGTGCCTGTAAAAGTGCATTCCACATTCGTgagcacacacgcacacattcaTATTGCATAGGGGTGGTTTGTTATGGATGAATTTGAATTTTGGCTTCGATTCTTGCACGTGGAAATTGATTCCTTGACTATTGGAAATAAATACTTGGAACATGCTTATTTAATCAACAAACTTCAGGGCTTTTTTTCATGTTCAGCCAGAGATTACTGATTTTGACCCCCTTGCTcctcttccttttaaaaacttcaatcctggaataataatagctaatgctTTGATCTGAATATTCGCCAAGAGCATTGATctgaaaattcaccaagaaaaacaTTAGTTTCTCCAAATAATTATGGCTTTTAGTAAAGTTGTGAAATTTGATAAAGTTTAGAGATCTAAGATAAGTCTTAACAGAAATATGTCTTTGGCCTTGGCCGTCTGGTACGTATGTAGCGCACACTTAAGTGGGAACAACATATCTAGGCAATGTGTGTAATACACATCCCCACAGACTCATTCCAACAATACCATGTAAACGGGTATCTTTTGTGCGCATCCGGAAGGCACCTACTGGCTTGTACACAGCTGGCAAAGAGAGCCTCTGtgtttttatgtgtatatatgtttgtatacGAATATACTTCCATTCAAGGAGGAAACATGGATGAAAACCAAACTGTGGCGGGTGCCAGGTCCTTGAAATGCTTCAAGTGTTAATCAGCAGCTCTGCTGTGAGCTCAGGCTCTGGTGTTTTCTAAATGCAAGTCTCTCCTCTTTTCTTGCCAAAACAGTGAAACAACTGCTAAAGACTTTAATTAAGAGGGGTAATTAGTTCAGATTTATCAAAGCCGGGTTGTTATACTATTAGCTGCTCAGTAGAAGCTGCCAGACAAAGCGCACAGCCCAGCACTGCCGTCCAGCTGCAGCGGGGCCACATCCGGGGAGTGAAGCTGGGAGAAGAGGGTCTCAGGGGTCCCCGCCGGCCCCATGGGTCCGTCTCTGCCCCTCGCGCTCCGCCGGGATCCGGCACTGCGGAGAGTCCGCCGCGGTTCCACACTGCGGGCCCTACGGCTCCAGGGGGCTGAAGGATTTTCTCCGCGCGCCGGGAGCCGCGTGGCCCGGGAAAGCGGGGAAGGAATTTAAACTTGCAGTCCCGCCTCACTTTTGTCTTTCTTGCGGCGCCCAAGGAAGGTCTGGGCAAGGAAAGGCCGGACGGAGGACTGAGATGGGCAGGAGCAACGCAGGGCGCCGCGGCATCTGCCTTGGCAACCGAATCCGCATTTCAGGGCGGGAAGGTTGAGGGCTCCGGAAGCCTGGATTGGGTGACCCGACGGGCTCCTCGGTGGCCCAGGAGACAGACAGATGGCCAGAGGTCCTGGGTGGGGAGCGGGCCCCGTGGGGACCCCAAGCCCAGCACAACCTTTCGGGTTGGGGAGAGGTTGGGGGAGGCCGAGACACCGGGTTCAGGATCAGATGAGAGGGTCCCCAGGAAAACAGAAGTCCTGACATCGTGTGTAGGAATCGGGTCTAGACTTTCCCGGAACTTGCCCCAGGACACACGCCCTTCACCATCTCGTGGCCCTCGGGAAGTAGCACTTTTAAGCTCCAGATCAGCAACCATGACATCGAATCCCCGCTTTTCACTTTCCAGTCCCCCCTATACCGCACCTACTCCTTTGTTGAGGCCAGATCCTTGTTAGACTTGGCTTCGAAAAGCAATGGAGTGTTTTGGAATCCATACTTGGATGGCTTCTGAATCCGCGTGTCCTACAGAAACGCCATTTCTCCCTGAATGGGGCGGCCGATTCGATAATCTTGTCCCAGGCACTGGTCACAGCCCCTCACAGCTGCCGCAGAAGGAAGTTTCGGAGAATGAGCGCGGAGTTCGGGGGTAGTCACCTGTTCCAGGTGTCTCGATTGGATTTGTTCTCTTTGAATAAGAAAAGTGAGCTCAGGCATAAATATCTAATTTACAACCTATATATTTAAGTCAAAGAACAGACAATGATTTTTGCTTCTTCAATTTGTATTTGAACTGATTCTCAAAACCCTGGGATGTAATTTTTCTAGACTTTCAAAGTGACATGATGTTACCAGTGGGAAGCATTGTGGTGGAAAATTACGAAGCCAAAAAATCCAGTTAAGAAGTATTTATGTGTGGCCTTTTCCACCTTCTAACCTGTAGCCAGTGGGCTTTGACATATATTGAAAAAAGAAGTCTTCTATGGAAGGATAGAATAGGTCATAGGTCTATGGTAACTTTCCAGAGgatcaagaaggaaggaagaaggaaggaaggaaggaaggaaggaaggaaggaagaaaggaaggaaggaagatttaAAAATGAGATGTTATATGGGATGATTGTGTAtaaagtctgatttttttttttttttttttttttggcttggtgCAATAGTTCCCATGGAGGCAGGCTCAGGGAGCTGGTTATCTGCTCACAGTTAGAGTAGCCTGGAGTGTTGGCAGTTAAGTAGGGGAAGCCAAAAGAAATTATCTAAAACTAAAGACTCAGGAGAACTACTTGTCACAAGGCAAACTGTGATGACCTTTGATTTATGACAAAGTTTTTAGAGCTTACTAAACATCAAGGAGAATCTCTAAACATTTAGAGCATGAGCTTAGGGATTCagtttacataaaaaaaaaaattgatgggaGTACTTAACTAACAGTCAGTGGAAGATCTTACAATTCTCCCCTGTCCCACACACATTGAAAGGTGCCCCCCCCATAAATTTCTAAcctctgtgtgtgcatgtttgtgtgtgcttacataaatatttatgctcatTGATGAAACAGGTACCCTAAAAGTATGAATAGCAACTTAGCTTTGTCCCAGTCTACTTTCTTTTTACTGAGGTTAGCCAACAAATTCCCTCATGATTGGCAAGGAAGAGTGGCATATATCCAGATGATCTGTAGAGGGAGATGGCTTATCTTCAATTCTATCTATTGGAATTATCTTTTAGTAAAGAGGAAGATGGCTCCTAGGGCTGCAGGGATAAATTTTAGCAAGTTACTGACCCACTGGGACCttttgttttgctctgttttggAAATCAGAATATAGAACAGAATGAATAATGTAAGTAGttaattcctattttattttactttataactCAAGTCCTGATTTCCAATAATCTCTTCCCAAAGGTTGTATTTTGTTCAGACTTTCAAAATTTTAGCTTGAGAACAAATTATTGTAATAAGCAAAATTTGGACTACCATGTCAATTTTTAGTAAAGGAAAGGTTTACTTAGGGGCATCATTAAAGCTGTTACCTGTAAAAGGTTTGAAGCTTGGTTAATTTCTTACAGAACTTTGCTCTTTTCCAAATGTGGAAGAAATTAATTCACAAAGTGCAATGGGGTCATAATTCCCAGAATCTGTGCATCCCGTTACCCTGATTTTAGTGGCAGTTATCAATGTCAGAATTCATAATTTTGCTAGAGCTGGTGGCATCTCAAAGCATTGACTAAGTTATAGCCATAATGGATATGTTTTGTCTTGTATCCATCccaaaatatacaatataaaatgtaAGTTATCTCAAATTCAAAACTGAGTCAAAACTAAAATGATTTCTTTGTCAATTTATAAACCCTGTAATGATTTATAAATCTTTATTCTCATGAGGTTTATGACTTTAAGAGAATATGACTTAATCTGTTACTAAAGagtagattttttaaattgtgaaaagtAAAGATATACCTAAATTTTAATGAGTAAGAATATGAAGTTGTTGGGTGGTCTAGAGAAAAAGTAATTTTGAACTAGATAAAACATTGCCTTTGGCTACATTTTTGCCAAAACAATAGACTTCATTCACACAAGTACTATGTTTTCCTTTGgtcagttaaaaacaaaaagaaaaaaaaaactttagtatTTTGAAACTGCCTTCATAAGTAGAAGATGCCTTGTTAAGAATCTCACTGTTTTTAGGAATTAATGCACGCGTGCATTTCAGTTCCAGGAAAGAccaactgaaaaaataaagactATTAACCAATACAATGATAATTTGTGTACTCTTGGTGTTAAAGGAATCAACATTTCAAGCCAGCATAAGTTATCTCACTCCCTtcaatagagggaaaaaaaaaaaaaaagaggaagctcCGTGTTTAAATGATCTTGATAGAAAAATTACCTCTGTTATTACATATTTCATCTTGTATTGTGACAGGTTGCCCATAATGAACTTGAGGAAAAGTCAAAATTCATTATGCACTTGAATAGGCACAAAGTTATTGCAAACAACCATGTAAATTTTCTGTTCAAATTTGCGGTGACACTGGTGTCAAATGAAATCATATTGCTATTGGTCTTATGGAGGTAAAGTTACTaagtaaagatgaaataaaattctgCCAATGCAAGTATCCAAGGTTAACATTTTGCAGTCAAACAAACAAATGTTGCTCATGGGTATAAAGGAGTGGGAGtggggaaagaaagcatcacataTCAGACCCTAACTGGAGCTAGAAATCTATCACAAAATGAACAGAAGAACTGCAGTTTGATATAACTTCATTCTTTAGCACAGCAATAATATAGacttcatgtgtgtgtgtgtctgtgtgtgtgtctgtgtgaaaTCTGAAAGTTCAGACCAATACATGATCACCTGGTCACAATAACAAATGTGGTGATGTCTTTTGACAACCTAACATAGAGACATAATTTATCAGTTAAATGTCAACCaaggggggcggggcaagatggcggactggtgagatgtatgttttagttactccttcagtaaagtaggtagaaagccaggaactgcgtggactggataccaaagagcaatctgactttgggcataattcatacaacactcatgaaaatgtggaactgctgagatcagtgaaatctgtaagtttttgtggccaggggacctgcacccctccctgccaggctcagtctggtgggaggaggagctgtcagctccgggaaggagaagggagaactgcagtggcagcccttatcggaaactcattcttctgatccaaactccaaccatagatagactgagaccagacactagagaatctgagagcagccagcccagcagagaggagacaggcacagaaaaaaaaacaacacgaaaaactccaaaataaaagcggaggatttttggagttctggtgaacatagaaaggggaagggcagagctcaggcccgagctcaggccctgaggtgcatatgcaaattccgaagaaaagctgatctctctgccctgtggacctttccttaatggccctggttgctttgtctcttagcatttcaataacccattagatctctgaggagggccctttttttttttttttaatccttttttctt
Proteins encoded in this region:
- the FEZF1 gene encoding fez family zinc finger protein 1 isoform X2, with product MDSSCHNATTKMLATAPTRGNMMSTSKPLAFSIERIMARTPEPKALPAPHFLQGAVPKGDPKHSLQLNSSIPCMIPFVPVAYDTSPKAEVTGAEPRKASLEAPTAPAAAPSAPAFSCSDLLNCALSLKGDLTRDALPLQQYKLPKTYLAERNKLVVPAVEKYPSGVAFKDLSQAQLQHYMKESAQLLSEKIAFKTSEFSRGSPNAKPKVFTCEVCGKVFNAHYNLTRHMPVHTGARPFVCKVCGKGFRQASTLCRHKIIHTQEKPHKCNQCGKAFNRSSTLNTHTRIHAGYKPFVCEFCGKGFHQKGNYKNHKLTHSGEKQFKCNICNKAFHQVYNLTFHMHTHNDKKPFTCPTCGKGFCRNFDLKKHVRKLHDSGLGLTRSPAGEPGTNPSSALQQPQPATLPSLPPPGPLQPGLHQGHQ
- the FEZF1 gene encoding fez family zinc finger protein 1 isoform X1, coding for MDSSCHNATTKMLATAPTRGNMMSTSKPLAFSIERIMARTPEPKALPAPHFLQGAVPKGDPKHSLQLNSSIPCMIPFVPVAYDTSPKAEVTGAEPRKASLEAPTAPAAAPSAPAFSCSDLLNCALSLKGDLTRDALPLQQYKLVRPRVVNHSSFHAMGALCYLNRGDGPCHPAAGVNIHPVASYFLSSPLHPQPKTYLAERNKLVVPAVEKYPSGVAFKDLSQAQLQHYMKESAQLLSEKIAFKTSEFSRGSPNAKPKVFTCEVCGKVFNAHYNLTRHMPVHTGARPFVCKVCGKGFRQASTLCRHKIIHTQEKPHKCNQCGKAFNRSSTLNTHTRIHAGYKPFVCEFCGKGFHQKGNYKNHKLTHSGEKQFKCNICNKAFHQVYNLTFHMHTHNDKKPFTCPTCGKGFCRNFDLKKHVRKLHDSGLGLTRSPAGEPGTNPSSALQQPQPATLPSLPPPGPLQPGLHQGHQ